From the genome of Onthophagus taurus isolate NC chromosome 5, IU_Otau_3.0, whole genome shotgun sequence, one region includes:
- the LOC111426144 gene encoding uncharacterized protein, whose protein sequence is MNITTLKGVFPEPKPQPKRNFIKENMRHIKYLQGVLQPDLPVAPQKLSKSQTQPKTINKLTSSRNKLRDTASQDSQKISKPSQQKGSNKRSTGVEVKPRLEIRQLRDFGEITKKEDVANCLFNEKDKITHRGIQTERNDDMNKIYDCGVIKYPSPGLVQDLITGKKKEKRNDHGDSVERSSIEDKTSSIGDKFNYIKQNINAIKNKGNKSDTTSTTGSLPPNYQKGSVPKYLKDRKEEQLKEGPVDAECPPGHVLLPEDERKETLRVLRQSYADRISELNSMPVRNDTLKMRKRKVELEEELKKIDEGIKVFQRPKVYVKVNA, encoded by the exons atgaatataacAACGTTAAAAGGGGTTTTTCCCGAACCAA AACCACAACCCAAACGAAATTTCATCAAAGAGAATATGCGGCACATAAAATACCTCCAAGGAGTGCTTCAACCCGACCTTCCAGTGGCACCgcaaaaactttcaaaatctCAAACTCAACCAAAgacaattaataaattgacaTCATCAAGAAATAAACTTAGGGATACGGCTTCGCAAGATAGCCAAAAAATATCGAAACCGTCCCAACAAAAAGGCTCTAATAAACGAAGTACAGGAGTTGAGGTTAAACCACGATTAGAAATACGACAGCTAAGAGATTTTGGGGAAATTACGAAAAAGGAGGATGTTGCTAATTGCTTGTTTAATGAGAAAGATAAAATCACTCATCGAGGTATTCAAACCGAGCGAAACGAtgatatgaataaaatttatgattgtGGGGTTATTAAATATCCAAGTCCGGGGCTTGTTCAAGATCTGATTACaggaaaaaagaaagaaaaacgaaatgaTCATGGGGATTCAGTTGAACGGTCGTCGATTGAAGATAAAACATCTTCaa TAggtgataaatttaattatataaagCAAAATATAAATGCGATTAAAAACAAAGGGAATAAATCCGATACAACATCAACGACGGGGTCTCTCCCCCCTAATTATCAAAAAGGATCAGTTCCAAAATACCTTAAAGACCGCAAAGAAGAGCAATTAAAAGAAGGTCCTGTCGACGCGGAGTGCCCCCCCGGACACGTTTTATTACCAGAAGACGAACGTAAAGAAACCCTACGGGTGTTAAGACAAA gttatgccGACCGAATTTCCGAATTAAACTCGATGCCGGTGCGAAACGATACGTTAAAAATGCGTAAACGCAAAGTGGAGTTGGAGGaggaattgaaaaaaatcgaCGAAGGGATTAAAGTATTTCAAAGGCCCAAAGTTTATGTAAAAGTCAATGCTTAG
- the LOC111426148 gene encoding uncharacterized protein, translated as MILLENRRFMCYCNQKESSESFKMSTVGHAAFAVCKVRENREKTIQRMQNIDEKKPFNIDHQMAYTPMKYNSKLMNSIWGMYNRYSVHNLKKIMDDGEIVAVGQQGTVGNTATNLDRGSASTKTATKPPGNLMQNWFSPTDYSY; from the exons atgattttgttgGAAAATCGTCGATTTATGTGCTATTGTAATCAAAAAGAATCCTCAG aatcgTTTAAGATGTCCACTGTTGGCCACGCGGCTTTCGCCGTCTGCAAAGTTCGGGAAAATCGCGAAAAAACCATCCAAAGAATGCAAAACATCGACGAAAAGAAACCTTTCAATATTGATC aCCAGATGGCGTACACCCCGATGAAATACAACAGTAAATTAATGAACAGCATTTGGGGGATGTACAATCGTTATTCCGTacataatttgaaaaagattATGGATGATGGCGAAATTGTTGCAGTGGGTCAACAGGg aactGTTGGCAACACTGCAACCAATTTAGACCGGGGATCTGCTAGTACAAAGACTGCGACCAAACCCCCGGGAAATTTAATGCAAAATTGGTTCTCCCCGACCGATTATTCATATTAA
- the LOC111426147 gene encoding nucleoside diphosphate kinase 6-like → MELRLQLTLAILKPHLVSNPFAVKEIRQLLLKNQFNVIKWKKHRISMEEASKFYEEHKKKFFYNRLVTFVTSGPSEMYILAKINAINDWRRLMGPTKVFKAQFEAPNTIRGTFGLSDTRNATHGSDSDESAKREISILFPDFNYDLWFKMEEESFRMEKVDFIENEFVHKKRLLIN, encoded by the exons atggaGTTGAGATTACAATTAACTTTAGCGATTTTAAAACCGCATTTAGTATCAAACCCATTCGCTGTAAAAGAAATTCgccaacttttattaaaaaatcaatttaacgTGATAAAGTGGAAAAAACATCGGATTTCTATGGAAGAAGCCTCAAAATTTTACGaagaacacaaaaaaaagtttttttataacagatTAGTCACCTTTGTAACGAg tggCCCCTCAGAAATGTATATTTTAGCCAAAATAAACGCGATAAATGATTGGAGGCGATTAATGGGGCCCACGAAAGTTTTTAAAGCTCAATTTGAAGCGCCTAATACGATTAGAGGAACTTTCGGGTTATCTGATACAAGAAATGCGACACACGGCTCAG ATTCGGACGAATCGGCGAAACGagaaatttcgattttattccCCGATTTTAACTACGATTTGTGGTTCAAAATGGAAGAGGAAAGTTTTCGAATGGAAAAAGTGGATTTTATCGAAAACGAATttgtacataaaaaacgtttattaataaattaa